From the genome of Flavobacterium sediminis:
CAATCCGGACAAGTAACTGACACTATTTACCCAGACTACTTTTTTATAGCGACTCAACCCATTCAGAAAAGCAATGCAATACACATTCAGTACCTGAAAAGGGAATAAAATTCCAATGGCTTTCAGAACCGTTGAATAATCGGCATGATCGAAAATTTTGTTCGCAATGAACTCAGAAAACACAACAATTCCGATTCCTAAAAAAACGGAAAGAATGAGAATTCCTAAAAAATGTATTGAGAACAAATGTGATAATCTCTTTTTGTCGGAATAATTCTCTGCTACTCTTTTAATAATTCCATTTTGGATTCCCAAAGTTCCTAAAGCCTCTAAAGAAGATAGAAAGTTTCTCAGATTGCCTACTAATGCCATTCCGGAAGCTCCGATGAACATAGCAATTGCCTTTGAGGTCAAAAAACTGGTCACGACTCTTAAAACCAAACTCAGACTATTGAATGAGAAGATTTTAAAAAGCACATTTTCCTTTATTTTTTGAAATTCATTCAAACTTAATACGCATTTACTACCTTAATAATGGTTGCTATTTCTTCTTCGGTCAAACTGCTGTTGATCGGCAAGCTGATTATTTCCTGATGGATTTTCTCAGTGACAGGAAACGAAAGCTGATTCCAGTCTTTTAATGCTTTTTGCTGATGGGGCGGAATCGGATAATGGATCATCGTTTCAATTTCGTTCGCTTGCAAAAAGTTCTGAAATGCATTTCTGTTTTCCGTACGGACAACAAACTGATGAAAAACATGAGCAGCTTCCCTATTCCAATCCGGTAAAATGATTTTAGGGTTTGTTATTTCCGTTAAATAGCATCGGGCAATATGCCTTCTGGCTTCATTTTCCTTGTCTAAAAAAGGTAATTTTAAGTTCAGAAATGCCGCTTGTAACTCATCTAAACGAGAATTTACGCCGATGCGTTCGTTCTCATATTTTTTCTTCGAACCATAATTCCGTAGTTCATACAAAACTTCTGCTAATTCGGGATCATCTGTTGTAATGGCTCCGGCATCACCCAAAGCACCTAAGTTTTTTCCGGGATAAAAGCTATAGGCTTTCGGATAGTTTTCATAATGAGCTTTAGCTCCGTGAGATTGTGCTGCATCCTCTATAACTAATAGATCATATCGTTTAGCTATAGCTGAAATTTCATCCATCTCGGCTAATTGTCCGTACAAATGTACCGGAAGGATTGCCTTTGTCTTTGAGGATATTTTTTCTTCGATCCGATCAGGGTTTATTGTATAGGTTTCTAACTTTGGTTCTACTAAAACCGGAATTAAATCGGCTTCCAGAATTGCTAAAATAGTTGCAATATAGGTATTGGCAGGAACGATAACCTCATCTCCTTTTTCTATTTTTTCCAGTTGAATATATGCCTTTAAAATTAAAGTCAAAGCATCTAATCCATTGGCTACTCCTACACAAAATCGGCTACCGCTATAAGCCGCAAAATCAGTTTCAAATGTCTGAACCTCATTTCCTAAAATGTACCAGCCCTTATCTAAGAATTGCTGAAATTTTTGTTTAAACCGATTTTCAAATGGTTTATTGATCTTATGTAAATCAAGAAATTTTATCATTTTACCTGTAAATCTAATTGGTAATAATCCTGACAAAACACAACACCTCCGAGCTCTTCTTTCTGCTGCAATAAGCCTTTATTAAAACCTTCTTTAAAACTTGTGTCTGTAACAACTCCCATATCAAAATAAAGCTTATTTTCCGCTCTGAAATGTTCAAATAAGGTAAAATACAAATAATCCAGCGCTCTGTTCTTTTCTCCCAAGTCTGACGTAGCTCCGTATTGGGATTTTACAACAAACGTATCCTGAAAAAGTGTGATTCCTGCTACGATCTGATTATCTATGTAAGCATTAATCTGTTTTATATTCTCCGGAAAATCGGATGCCAGTGATTCTATTTCTTGTAAGGTATGTACCGGGCTTGCATTGTATTTTTGTAAAAGTCTGGGAATTAATATTTCTTCCCAAAAATCGTTGAACTTATTATCAAATCTAACTTCAATATTTTTAGTCTTTTTATAATGTTTCCATTTACTTTTAGACCATAATTCCGGATCCTTTAAAGGAAATGCTAAATTCAGATCTTTTCTGAAACAATTGGCACCGGATTTAAAAAAGTAAAAATCCAATTCGTTAGACATCGTTGAATTGTATATGATAGGCAAGGATTTCATTTGTAAAGTGATAATCCCTTGTGCTCTTAAAAAACGAACAATGGAATCCATTATTGTAAAAATTTCTTCCGATTTTGTTTTTTTCTCCACAACTAAGCCTCCGTAAGTCAGCCCTTGATGTGAGAACACTGTATCTCCTGCCTTATTTGCCGGAAAAACAGCTTTTACATTTTCTTTCGCATCAAAGACCAATAAAGAATAATCTTCAAATCGATCCTGATGGTATTCCATAAAATCCCGATCAAATAAAAAAGTAGCATTTTTAGCTTTTTTAACAAATTCGTTCCAAAGCGTTTTACTTTCTTTCTCGTATTTCCTTACCTGATAAATTTTCAAGATTACATCTTTTAACGGGGAAAATTACTAATTTTTACCATAGGAATAAAAAGCTATTGGCTTTTTTATTATTTTTATGGCAATTTGCTTTATAAAAGATCCGGTGACCCAATGACTAAAAAGACCCGAAATTTATTTTTCTTCATATTAAGTCTGCTTTCTTATTATAGTTACAGCCAAGATGTTTCACTTTATACACAGGTTAACGGGCGTTATGATTTTACTTTTGTCGGTAATACCAT
Proteins encoded in this window:
- a CDS encoding oligosaccharide flippase family protein — translated: MLFKIFSFNSLSLVLRVVTSFLTSKAIAMFIGASGMALVGNLRNFLSSLEALGTLGIQNGIIKRVAENYSDKKRLSHLFSIHFLGILILSVFLGIGIVVFSEFIANKIFDHADYSTVLKAIGILFPFQVLNVYCIAFLNGLSRYKKVVWVNSVSYLSGLVLSVVLMYFFRTMGHYWPFQS
- a CDS encoding DegT/DnrJ/EryC1/StrS family aminotransferase; its protein translation is MIKFLDLHKINKPFENRFKQKFQQFLDKGWYILGNEVQTFETDFAAYSGSRFCVGVANGLDALTLILKAYIQLEKIEKGDEVIVPANTYIATILAILEADLIPVLVEPKLETYTINPDRIEEKISSKTKAILPVHLYGQLAEMDEISAIAKRYDLLVIEDAAQSHGAKAHYENYPKAYSFYPGKNLGALGDAGAITTDDPELAEVLYELRNYGSKKKYENERIGVNSRLDELQAAFLNLKLPFLDKENEARRHIARCYLTEITNPKIILPDWNREAAHVFHQFVVRTENRNAFQNFLQANEIETMIHYPIPPHQQKALKDWNQLSFPVTEKIHQEIISLPINSSLTEEEIATIIKVVNAY
- a CDS encoding FemAB family protein, giving the protein MKIYQVRKYEKESKTLWNEFVKKAKNATFLFDRDFMEYHQDRFEDYSLLVFDAKENVKAVFPANKAGDTVFSHQGLTYGGLVVEKKTKSEEIFTIMDSIVRFLRAQGIITLQMKSLPIIYNSTMSNELDFYFFKSGANCFRKDLNLAFPLKDPELWSKSKWKHYKKTKNIEVRFDNKFNDFWEEILIPRLLQKYNASPVHTLQEIESLASDFPENIKQINAYIDNQIVAGITLFQDTFVVKSQYGATSDLGEKNRALDYLYFTLFEHFRAENKLYFDMGVVTDTSFKEGFNKGLLQQKEELGGVVFCQDYYQLDLQVK